One region of Corvus moneduloides isolate bCorMon1 chromosome 1, bCorMon1.pri, whole genome shotgun sequence genomic DNA includes:
- the ADCYAP1 gene encoding pituitary adenylate cyclase-activating polypeptide, with protein sequence MCSKAILALLVYGIIMHCSVYCSPAAGLQYPALRLEDEVYDEDGNTLQDFAYDHEPLGIANPSSMIGEMYTLYYPPEKRHADGIFNKAYRKLLGQLSARKYLHSLMAKRVGGASGGLGDDAEPLTKRHIDGIFTDSYSRYRKQMAVKKYLAAVLGKRYKQRVKNKGRRVAYL encoded by the exons ATGTGTAGCAAAGCGATCTTAGCACTCCTGGTCTATGGCATAATAATGCACTGCAGTGTCTACTGCTCACCTGCGGCCGGACTTCAGTACCCGGCGCTCAG GCTGGAGGATGAAGTCTACGACGAGGACGGGAACACCCTGCAGGACTTCGCGTACGACCACGAGCCCCTCGGTATAGCGAATCCGTCCTCCATGATCGGCGAGATGTACACCTTGTATTACCCACCGGAAAAGAG gCACGCCGATGGGATCTTCAACAAAGCCTACAGGAAACTCCTGGGCCAGTTATCCGCCAGGAAATATCTGCACTCCCTGATGGCCAAGCGGGTCGG CGGTGCCAGCGGCGGCCTGGGGGACGATGCGGAACCGCTGACCAAGCGGCACATAGACGGCATCTTCACGGACAGCTACAGCCGCTACCGGAAACAAATGGCTGTCAAGAAATACTTAGCAGCAGTCCTGGGGAAAAGGTATAAACAAAGAGTTAAAAACAAAGGACGCCGAGTAGCGTATTTGTAG